Proteins from one Setaria italica strain Yugu1 chromosome V, Setaria_italica_v2.0, whole genome shotgun sequence genomic window:
- the LOC101756510 gene encoding transcription factor bHLH144, which yields MQRDLAAFAGNPSFAYGYEADGCMANGPLDGQCNYRAPVSPALGVPSGMTSPHIRSQLELGVFEFQPSKVCPRNFIIFDHTDEKGRIMYHPALVNKLNPTNIDAFPCRGEVVCRSLHQDDGNLEQHASSFKEDTEEIDALLSSDEDSDEDDVMSTGRSPDPLEIGPCESSSPPRFKKMKHFPGNCSVFNGSMENITHEKIRNMVAVLRGIIPGGDQLDAPDVLEEAVRYLKFLKVEAEKLGVAGFNA from the coding sequence ATGCAGAGGGATCTAGCAGCTTTCGCTGGGAACCCCTCCTTTGCTTATGGATATGAAGCTGATGGTTGTATGGCAAATGGACCTTTGGATGGTCAATGCAACTACAGGGCTCCTGTTTCACCTGCCTTAGGAGTCCCTTCAGGCATGACAAGCCCTCATATCCGAAGCCAACTTGAACTTGGTGTCTTTGAGTTCCAGCCTTCCAAGGTATGCCCCAGAAACTTCATCATCTTCGATCATACTGATGAGAAAGGGCGCATCATGTATCATCCTGCCTTGGTGAACAAGCTGAATCCCACAAACATCGATGCCTTCCCATGCCGTGGTGAGGTGGTTTGCAGAAGTTTACACCAAGATGATGGCAATCTTGAACAGCATGCCTCATCTTTCAAGGAGGATACAGAAGAAATCGATGCACTGCTGAGCTCTGACGAAGACAGTGATGAAGATGATGTCATGAGTACCGGGCGCTCTCCTGACCCCTTGGAAATTGGCCCCTGCGAATCATCTTCACCACCCAGGTTTAAGAAAATGAAGCATTTTCCTGGAAATTGTTCAGTTTTCAATGGATCCATGGAAAATATTACTCATGAGAAGATTAGGAACATGGTCGCAGTTCTTAGGGGAATAATCCCTGGTGGAGACCAACTGGATGCTCCTGATGTCCTGGAGGAAGCTGTTAGATACCTGAAGTTTCTCAAGGTGGAGGCAGAGAAACTTGGCGTGGCGGGTTTCAATGCTTAG